Proteins encoded together in one Bactrocera neohumeralis isolate Rockhampton unplaced genomic scaffold, APGP_CSIRO_Bneo_wtdbg2-racon-allhic-juicebox.fasta_v2 cluster11, whole genome shotgun sequence window:
- the LOC126766040 gene encoding uncharacterized protein LOC126766040, with translation MNVNENSTCNVSKNSEMGKVLQQCKLIVWDECTMAHKKSVEALDRTLQDLRSNDQQIFGGALILLAGDFRQTLPVIPRSTTADELKACLKPSYLWRHVQILNLTTNVRVQIQNDPSADTFSRQLLAIGNGQLAVDRETGLTTLPDNFCNIASTKEELVSSVFPNIAENYRNHNWLAERAILAAKNKDVGQMNADILTHVPGELVTYQSVDTVTNQDDAVNYPTEFLNSLDLPGFPPHRLQLKVGAPIIMLRNINQSIMQWDKISG, from the coding sequence AtgaatgtaaatgaaaattccACCTGTAATGTTTCCAAAAATTCGGAAATGGGCAAAGTCTTGCAACAATGCAAATTAATAGTGTGGGATGAATGTACAATGGCCCATAAGAAATCAGTGGAAGCGTTAGACAGGACATTGCAAGACTTGCGTAGTAATGATCAACAGATATTTGGTGGCGCTTTGATTCTGTTGgctggtgattttcgtcagacattGCCTGTGATTCCCCGTTCAACAACAGCAGATGAATTAAAAGCATGTTTAAAGCCATCTTATTTATGGAGACATGTACAAATACTCAATTTGACTACAAATGTGCGAGTACAAATTCAAAACGATCCATCGGCCGACACATTTTCAAGGCAACTGTTGGCAATAGGCAATGGTCAACTTGCTGTTGATCGTGAAACTGGCTTAACCACTTTACCAGATAACTTTTGTAATATTGCATCGACAAAAGAAGAATTGGTGTCaagtgtttttccaaatattgcagaaaattaTCGCAATCATAATTGGTTAGCTGAAAGAGCTATACTGGCCGCTAAAAATAAAGACGTTGGTCAAATGAATGCAGACATTTTAACCCATGTTCCTGGCGAACTTGTAACATatcaatcagttgacacggttaCGAATCAAGACGACGCTGTTAATTATCCgacagaatttttgaattcattggaTTTACCCGGATTTCCACCTCATCGTTTACAATTGAAAGTGGGTGCTCCCATTATTATGCTTCGAAATATAAATCAATCGATTATGCAATGGGACAAGATTAGCGGTTAA